CTGGTCTTTGAATTGATTCTTATTGGTGTAATCAACGTAGGTGACGGCATACCAATAATTTGTATGCGGCTCCAGCGAGCCTTTGGTTACGCCAGGCATCAGGGCTGCGGGATTGACGGGGCTGGTGCCTACATCAGGAATGACCTCCGGTTTAGGCGGCTCCGGTTCACCCATGGCATAACGCACCACATCTTCGGTGAAAAGCCAATAATCAATGGCAATATCGTTGCCGTTTTCAATCATTACATAATAGGTTTTATTGCCGTCAAGCCAGCCGTGCCAAAATAATTCGCCGGTTTCGGGGTTGCCATCGCGGTCAACCACCGCTGCCGCGCCAAAATTATTCATCCGGCTGGTGTCGCCCTGAAAGAAGTTTTGTAATTGCCCTTCTTCAAATAATTCCAGGGAAACATGGTAGCGGCGATTACCATCATCGGGGGTGAACATTAAAGTGAGGGATTTTTCCAGGCTGATTGAACGCCCATAGGGGTCCGGGTTGTACTTGAACCAGCGTTGTTCGCCTGGAGCCAAAACGCCGGTATTGGCCCCTTCGGCCAAAGTAACCGCGGAAAAGGGCGTGCCGCCGGTGACCGTAGCCGCCGAGGTAAAGAGGATGACCAATAATACCGCGGCCACCGCAAAAACACCGGCCATCAGAAACAAAAAACTTTTGAGCGAAATAAATGAAGCTGTATGTTGTTGTAACATGATAGTTGAACCTCCTTACAACTATGTACGATGACGAGCTATCACAAATTAAAGCCCACACCAGGATTGAGATATAGAAGTATAGGGGGTCCCATCGCTCACTGCTTTTTGATCTGATTGTTAAGGAACAGGTTGCTTTGGGGTGCTAACCTGACTTGTAGTTAAGAGCAAGCCAACGAGAGTGCCCCCAACGTTATGCCTTGAGTATACCGCATTAATGAGCTTAACGTCAATGGGAACGTTGCCCTACTCCTGATTACGTTTTAATTACAATATAATCCTCAAGGGATTAACTTGGCTGGAAGCGGAAAAAGTACCACACCCTGTTTTCGGCGTCCATATTCACCGGGTAGGTATCCGATACCTGTTTGCCGTCGGGCGTTTCCAGGTGAAACAGCCAGGTGCCGGTCACGTAGCCGCTCAACGGTTCAAGCTTGGTGTTGCCGCTTTTGATAACATCACTGGGAGGGGTGTAGCCTGTTTGTTCCTTCGCGGAGAGTTCGGACTTGGTGACCACGCCCAGGGGGTCTATGCCCACTACGCGCAAGCCGGGTATCCAGTTGCCGTTGTGGTCTTGAATGGCCACCATGATTGACAAAAGCGTAGACTCGGTTGGTTGGCTGTAATTTTCAGCTAATTGATACTCCCACTTGGGCGCAGGCGGTTCTGCCGGAGGGGGAGTGTTGGTGGGGGGCTGAGGGGGAGCCGGGGTATTGGTAGGGGCAGGGGTCGGCGTATCGGTTGCGGCAGGCGTGGGGGTGGCGGTGGGCGCAGGCGGCGTGGCGGTGTTGGTGGGGATAGGGGTGAAGGTAGGGGTGGCGGTATGGATTGGCGTGGGGGTGACCGGCAGGGTAAGCGTAAACGTGGGCTGAAGGGTACGGGTAATTTCTGGGGTAGACTCAATCGCATCTGCCAATAACCGATCAAAGGGGGAGGCCAGGGTACAGGCCAAAGTGGGAACAATAATAAATAAGATTATCAGCGTGTTTTTTAAACGATGTTGCTTCAAGAATATTCCTCTATTTCTCGTAGGGGATGCCGTCTGCGGCCGGAGGAGTGGCCCGGCCAATCACGCCGGCCACGGCAATAATGGTGGCCAGATAGGGGGCCATCAACAAAAATTCAGAGGGGATAGGCACATTCAAAATTTGCAGCTTGGTTTGCAAGGAGTCGGCAAAGCCAAAAATCAGCGACGCGCCAAACGCGCCAAAGGGCGTCCACTTGCCAAAAATCATGGCGGCCAAACCAATGTAACCCTTACCCGCGGTCATCACTTCGTCAAAACGCCCCACCGAACCAATGGTAAAGTACGCGCCGCCCACCCCGGCCACCGCCCCGCTCAGGAGCACATTAATATAGCGCATATTAAATACGTTAATGCCCAGCGTGTCGGCGGCTTTGGGATGCTCGCCCACGGCCCGGGTGCGCAAGCCCCACCGGGTATAAAACAGCATAAAGTGAATGGCAAACATTAACCCAAACAACAGGTAAACAATCAGGTTGTTTTCAAACAAAACCGGGCCAATGATGGGTATTCGGGATAACAGCGGGATAGCAATCGGCTGGAAGGTGCCGGGGTTGTTCAACTCCTGGTACTTTTCTAAAAAGCGGCTGGCCAGGTAACTGGTTAAACCCACGGCCAGGATATTGATCACCACCCCGCTGATAATTTGATCAACCTTGTATTTAACCGAAAGCAGGCCGTGCAGGGCGGCCATTAACACGCCAATGGATATTCCCCCCAACAAACCAAGATACAAATTGCCGGTGACACTGCCCACCAGGGTAGACATGAACGCCGAAGAGAGCATCATGCCTTCAATGGCAATATTCACCACCCCGGCTCGCTCAGACAATACGCCGCTAAACCCGCCCAAAGCAATGGGCGTGGCCAGCAGCAAGGTGGTTTTGAGAATGCCGGTCAGGTTGAAGGCATTGTCTCGCGCGGCCCAGGTGAGAAAAGCGATCACAAACATCAACACCACCAAGCCCAGCATAACCTCGGTGGCCCGGCCAAAACCGCGCACCAGTTGGTATGCGCCCAAGCCCAGGCAAATCAGCCCGGCGGCAATGATGGCCATTTGCGTGGGTAAAATCAACGGCGGCAGTGAAATCACCTCAACCCTGGTAAAGGTGTTCAAGCCAAACTCTGTTTTTTGGGCAACGGTTGTGCCGGGCAAGAAAAAGGCAAAAATCAAGAGGCCCAAAATCACAAAGGTTACGCCCATGCCTATCATCCGCCCTTTAGAAACAACCCTGGTTCTGTTACCTGTGGTCATGGTCATAACACTCATTTTTAACCTCCCCAACCCCGGGTAAACACTTCACCGCCTGCTTCGCGCCTGATCCGGATGCGGTATATGGAACGCACGATGGCCGGCGCAGCCACAAAAATAATGACCAATGCTTGAATAATGGAGATGATGTCAATAGGGATGCCGGCGTAAGATTGCATGCCGGTGGCTCCGCTGCGCAAAAACCCAAACAGCAGCGCCGCCAGCACCACCCCCGCCGGATGGCTTTTGCCCAACAGGGCCAAAGCAATGCTGTCAAAGCCGTAACCCGAAGAAAAGGCTGAAGCCAGGTTATGATTCAAGCCCAACACCTCGTTGGCCCCGGCCATTCCGGCCAGCGCGCCGGAGATGCCCATGGCCAGCACAAAGTTTTTGGTGATGTTCATCCCCGCGTATTTGGCCGCGCTGGGGTTAGCTCCCACCGTCCGAATTTCAAAACCCAGGGTGGATTTGAACAGCAGCCAATACACCACCCAGGCCATGAACAGGGCCAGGAAAAAACCGGCGTGAAAACGGATCGGGTCGGCAAAAAATTTGGGCAGATAAGCCGAAGGCAAAATATCGGGGCTGATGGGGTTATAACCAGGCCGCATCATGGGGCCATGTAACAGCCAATCGGCCAGGCGGTAAGCCATATAGTTCATCATGATGGTGGTAATCACCTCGTGCGCGCCGGTTTTGGCTTTGAGAAAACCGGGCACCGCCCCCCACAAGCC
This sequence is a window from Anaerolineae bacterium. Protein-coding genes within it:
- a CDS encoding ABC transporter permease, with the translated sequence MSVMTMTTGNRTRVVSKGRMIGMGVTFVILGLLIFAFFLPGTTVAQKTEFGLNTFTRVEVISLPPLILPTQMAIIAAGLICLGLGAYQLVRGFGRATEVMLGLVVLMFVIAFLTWAARDNAFNLTGILKTTLLLATPIALGGFSGVLSERAGVVNIAIEGMMLSSAFMSTLVGSVTGNLYLGLLGGISIGVLMAALHGLLSVKYKVDQIISGVVINILAVGLTSYLASRFLEKYQELNNPGTFQPIAIPLLSRIPIIGPVLFENNLIVYLLFGLMFAIHFMLFYTRWGLRTRAVGEHPKAADTLGINVFNMRYINVLLSGAVAGVGGAYFTIGSVGRFDEVMTAGKGYIGLAAMIFGKWTPFGAFGASLIFGFADSLQTKLQILNVPIPSEFLLMAPYLATIIAVAGVIGRATPPAADGIPYEK
- a CDS encoding ABC transporter permease; amino-acid sequence: MAGSLGEALLLPLLAIITALIVGAIFIALTDPVVLAALGNFFNAPLAAVAAIGNSVVTAYVSLFRSSFGDPVRMVNALVSGDPNRLRLAFWPLSESLVASTPYIFAGLAVAFGFRCGLFNIGAEGQLFIGAICAVWIGYSIGLPWIFHLPLALLGAMVGAGLWGAVPGFLKAKTGAHEVITTIMMNYMAYRLADWLLHGPMMRPGYNPISPDILPSAYLPKFFADPIRFHAGFFLALFMAWVVYWLLFKSTLGFEIRTVGANPSAAKYAGMNITKNFVLAMGISGALAGMAGANEVLGLNHNLASAFSSGYGFDSIALALLGKSHPAGVVLAALLFGFLRSGATGMQSYAGIPIDIISIIQALVIIFVAAPAIVRSIYRIRIRREAGGEVFTRGWGG